The Montipora capricornis isolate CH-2021 chromosome 3, ASM3666992v2, whole genome shotgun sequence genome window below encodes:
- the LOC138041790 gene encoding uncharacterized protein: MADKQGESSAEFWHKNLHTIPKFTNAFIEKFASDHLPIKATLTRGYKFFHESYIHDVEVRLAMNDDEGVTIRAKCYRSMKKNEEPHNLLVVFKREREPCVDSFRCSCAAGQGLCHHIIGLMYTLAHYQMLGMKSVPPVISKTSRPQTWHIPNRADGVKPRPVMDVTVQKLKNPTQQSAQVKKKRKVSGVTSTVYKPFEEPLWSLDLPTILSPIFEGLNPKPGFLRVWPDDDEDVLLTESNYGLVPKGSVLSYQQSLPSKKTAAATNLSLPVPDFQLPVFTHPPTVLSEKQQLHYDSLTVTMEQALEYEEQTREQSASKDWHRLRKHRLTASNFKQICSRRKDHETLSARLLNSKVVQTAAMKYGIEHEEEAAQQYVQQFGRNVFPVGFVINPSLPHLGCSPDRRVYDATENHSWGLLEIKCSMSDYLSDLKYLKVNERSGTYSLRKTHAYYHQAMGCIGLTGSAWEDFFVYCRKEFHCERIYYDADYFSEMLEKLNMFYFNFHLSSVQ, encoded by the exons ATGGCGGACAAGCAAGGTGAAAGTTCTGCTGAGTTTTGGCACAAAAATCTTCATACCATACCCAAATTTACGAACgcttttattgaaaaatttgCGTCAGACCATCTTCCGATTAAGGCAACGCTGACAAGAGGATACAAATTCTTCCACGAGTCTTACATTCACGATGTCGAAG TTAGACTTGCTATGAATGATGATGAGGGAGTCACGATTCGTGCGAAGTGCTACAGAAGCATGAAGAAAAATGAAGAGCCGCACAATCTTCTTGTCGTGTTCAAACGTGAAAGAGAGCCTTGCGTCGATTCGTTTCGTTGCAGTTGTGCTGCTGGCCAGGGGCTTTGCCATCATATCATCGGCTTAATGTACACGCTGGCGCATTACCAGATGCTAGGAATGAAAAGTGTGCCACCAGTTATATCTAAAACATCGAGACCTCAG ACTTGGCATATCCCTAACCGAGCAGATGGTGTCAAGCCTCGCCCAGTTATGGATGTCACTGtacaaaaattaaagaatcCCACCCAGCAGTCAGCCCAagtaaaaaagaaacgaaaagtcTCTGGTGTGACAAGTACTGTTTATAAGCCTTTTGAAGAACCACTCTGGTCCCTTGATTTACCAACGATCCTAAGTCCAATATTTGAGGGGCTTAATCCTAAGCCTGGTTTTCTGAGAGTATGGCCAGATGATGACGAAGATGTCCTATTAACAGAGAGCAACTATGGGCTAGTTCCCAAAGGATCTGTTTTATCCTACCAACAGTCCCTTCCAAGTAAAAAGACTGCAGCTGCAACAAACCTCAGTCTTCCTGTGCCTGACTTTCAGCTTCCAGTTTTTACCCACCCTCCAACTGTACTGTCTGAGAAACAACAACTGCACTATGATTCCCTGACTGTCACCATGGAACAGGCCCTAGAATATGAAGAGCAGACCAGAGAACAATCTGCTTCTAAGGACTGGCACCGACTACGAAAGCATCGTCTAACAGCCTCAAACTTCAAGCAAATCTGCTCCAGGAGAAAGGATCACGAAACACTTTCAGCCAGGCTTCTGAACAGCAAAGTTGTGCAAACAGCAGCAATGAAGTATGGCATAGAGCATGAGGAAGAAGCAGCTCAACAATATGTCCAGCAGTTTGGTAGAAATGTTTTTCCAGTGGGCTTTGTGATAAACCCTTCCCTCCCACACCTAGGCTGTAGCCCAGATAGAAGGGTTTATGATGCAACAGAAAATCATTCATGGGGTctgttggaaattaaatgttCCATGTCTGACTATTTGTCAGACCTTAAGTATCTAAAGGTAAATGAAAGAAGTGGTACCTATAGTTTAAGAAAGACCCATGCTTATTATCACCAAGCCATGGGTTGTATAGGACTAACAGGTAGTGCATGGgaggatttttttgtttattgtcGCAAAGAGTTTCATTGTGAGAGAATTTACTATGATGCTGATTATTTTTCTGAAATGCTTGAAAAACTCAACATGTTTTATTTCAACTTTCATTTGTCTTCTGTACAGTGA